The genomic stretch GAAATCCCGCACAATTACTGGAAATGGATGTGGACCGCTAACCGAGCCAAGCAGATAATGCGTTGTACGTACATTGCGCACCCAATCACGAAGCGCCTCGTTTATGGCATCCTTTAACGTTTTGCTTCCTGATGTTACCGGTATAACCTGTGCACCCAGAAGCTTCATTCTTTTAACATTGGGCATTTGCCTTTCAATGTCAACTGAACCCATGTAAATAGTGCACTCCAAACCCAGCAATGCAGCAACCGTGGCAGTGGCAACGCCATGCTGCCCTGCACCCGTTTCGGCAATGATGCGCTTTTTGCCCATAAAGCGTGTAAGCAAAGCCTGCCCCAGGGTGTTATTGAGCTTGTGAGCACCGGTGTGAAGCAAGTCTTCTCGTTTAAGATAAAGCGATATTCCGGTTAGTTCAGAAAGTCGCCTGGCAAAGTATAATGGTGTTGGTCTTCCCGCATAGTGGTGCAATAAATCATTTAGTTCCTGTTGCAAGGATGCATCCTGCAAAAAATGCTTATATGCATCTTCTAATTCTATGAGAGCGTTGATAAGCGTTTCAGGAACAAACCTTCCGCCGTAGCTTCCAAAGTATCCGTTGTTATCGGGATATGTCATGGCCACACTCCTTAATTGTTTTTATTAGTTGTTTCATTTTGGAAAAATTTTTTATGCCGGGACTATCTTCTATTCCGCTTGCCACATCAATGCCAAAAGGTTTTAATGTGGCACACAGTTTCTGGACATTATGTATATTTACTCCACCAGAAATAATGGTTCTATTCAGGTGAGAAAATGATGCAACGCTTCCCCAGTCAAATTGTTTTCCTGTGCCTCCAAATTGTGAGCTATCAAATGTGTCAAAAAGATAATAGTCTTTTGTATCAATCACAGGGACCATCTCAATGGAAAAATTTTTACTTACCCTCATTCCAAAAAAAATAGTAAAATGGGGCGATAGTTCCACGTATAAATCCTCAGAGTAAACCTGCAGTGCCGCAAGACCTAAGGTTTTAGCAATGGATGCCACAGCAGTAGGGCTATTATCTATAAATACTCCCACGCTCATTACGCCGTGATTATTGCAGATGGCGATACACTCTCTGGCTTTAGTAAAGTTACAGAAGCGTGGTGATCCTGTATAAAAGATAAACCCGCAGGCACTTACACCTAAATTGCAGGCAGCTTCAACATCTTTGGGCCGTGTAAAACCACAAAATTTAACAAACATTAGAAAACTCCTGTATACGTTTTTGTGGATCAGTGGCTTTCATAAGGGCTGTTCCAACTAAATATATGGTTGTTCCTGTGTGCTCTTTGATGTGTTGAATAGTTTTGGAATTGTCAATGCCACTGGCACAAATCTTCTTAATATTGTACGGAATGCTTTTCAATGTAGCAATGGCTGTGTCATACTCAAGTTCAAGCGTGTTCAAATTCCGTATATTGACCATTATATAGTCAGGTTGTAATGTAAGAACATAATCAAGTTCATTTTTTGTGTGCACTTCAATAAGTGGCAACAATCCTTTATGAATAGTATATGCATAAAGCTGATGTAATTCATCAGCAGTAAGCATAGCTGCAATAAGCAGTATTATATCTGCACCAGCGTTATATGCAACATCAATCTGTTCGGGATAACATATAAACTCTTTGCAAAGGACAGGCAGCTTTATAGCCTCTGCTACACTCTGTATATCGGTATAGCTTCCCCCAAAATACTCACCATCAGCCAAAACACTCACCGCTTTTGCACCGGCTTTCTGATACAGTATTGCCTGTGTGGCCGGCTCAACATTGTTAATTAAGCCAGCTGAAGGCGAAGCTTTTTTTACTTCTGCGATGATATTAATAGAACTATCGCACACAAATGGATACATGGGGCGATTGCGTTTTGAGAATATTTGTAACATATTAATGACCTCAGAACGCTGCTGCAATTTTTTATGCTTCATCATTGCAAGTGAAAACATGGGTTACCCTTCCTGAAGTTTGGTAAGTGTTTGTGCAACACTGCCACTATGAATGACATCAAGTGCCACTGCATAATTATTGTCTATGGATGAATTATCATCCAGTACAAAAAGCGCCAATGCTGTATTCAACGCTAAAAGCTTGCTAAGCGGTGTAGGTCTATTGCTATTAATAGTTTCTATAAACAGTGTTGCATTCTCCTGTGGTGACAAATCTTTTGGAATAGCATTAGCATCATCTTTACTCAAAAAATTTTCTGGATTAATAGAAAACGCGCTGACCTCGTTATCACGAATTTCAACAACATTGGTTGGATATAGTGGCGATACCTCATCCATGCCATTTGTAGAAGAGTACAGTATTAGCCGTTCATATCCCAGAGGCAATGCTGCCTGTGCATAAACTTCTAAAAATGAAGGATGAAAAACTCCAATCATCTGCCGTTTTGGGTGCAATGGGTTGGTAAGTGGCCCTAAATAGTTAAATATGGTTCTAACGGCCAATTGCTTTCTAACCGGGGCAGCATGTTTCATGGCAGGATGATAGTTGGGTGCAAACAAAAATATAAATTTATTTTTATTAAAATAGCGTACCGCATCCTGGCCTGAAAGGTTTACCGGTATATTCAGAGCTTCATAAAAATCAGCGGAACCGCTTTTGCTGGTTACTGAACGGTTGCCATGTTTTGCAATTGGGTAGCCCATAGCGTTAAGAATAATGGCAACAGCACTGGATATGTTAAAGGAATGTGAATGGTCACCACCAGTACCACAGGTATCAAAAACGCTTTCAGTGATGGGAAGGCTTACTGCAAATTTTCGCATTGATTTAATGGCACCACTGATTTCTTCAGGCTTTTCCTTGCGTACTTTCATTGCAGCAAGTACTGCGGCAAGCTCAACCTGTGATATCCTGCCATCAAAGATGGAATCAAATAAATACTCTGATTGTTCCATGGACAGTGTGTTGCCTTCAATTGTTTGTGTTATAAGCTGTTCTGTTTTCATAACATCCTCCTATAAAATTTTTTAAAATCTGTAAACCGTACTCTGATGCGTACGATTCCGGGTGAAATTGTACACCCCACACAAATTTTGTTTTATGTTTTAAAGCCATGATTTCACCATCGCTTGAACGGGCTTCAATGCTAAGGCAGTGGGGGAAATTTATTGTACTTACCACCAATGAATGGTAACGGACAGCGGTAAATTGTTGTGGTATATTGTGGAAAAGATTACCACCGTAGTGCTCAATAATATCAGTTTTACCGTGCATGATCTTTTTTGCATGAACTATCGCTCCGCCATATACATATCCAATTGCTTGCATACCTAAGCACACGCCCAGGATGGGTATATCATCAATGTTTTGGATGACAGTTACTGTAATGCCTGAATGCTGTGGGGACGAAGGGCCAGGTGATACAATGATACCAGTGTATTTATGGAAATTAATTGACTCAAAATTAGTATCGTTGCGGTAAACATCTACCTCTTGTCCCAGTATGCGCATGTACTCAACTAAGTTATAGGTAAACGAGTCGTAGTTATCAATTATACAGAACATTACACAATCTCCTTTAACATGGTTTTTATTTTTGCAAACGGCAGGCTTACTGAAAGTGCTTTAAGTTTATTTACTATTTCATTAAATTCATTTTCAGGGATACTATCGTACACAATGCCGGCACCTGCCTGTAAAAATGACCCTTGCGGTGAAAAAACTGCTGTGCGAATAGTAATGCAGGTATCCATGGTATTGTTAAATCCAATGTAGCCCACACATCCTGCGTAAATGCCGCGCGGATGTGGTTCAAGCTGGTCAATGATCTCAATAGCGCGCACCTTGGGGGCCCCTGTTACCGTGCCAGCAGGGAAGGTGTGGCGCAGCACATCGCTTAAACGGATACCATCGTTGAGTGTGGCGGTAACATTTGAAACTAAATGAATAACGTGCGAATAATCTTCTGGTTGCATGAACTGTCCAACCTGCACGCTTCCTGGCTTTGCGATGATGCTTAAATCATTGCGTGCTAAATCAACAAGCATCAGGTGCTCTGCGCGTTCTTTTTCGTTATTGAGCAAAAGTTCCTTGTTTTTAGTATTTTGACTTTTTGTTTTTCCCTGGGCGATAGTTCCTGCAATTGGCCTTAATGTAGCAATATTGTCCTGTACTTTAACATGAATCTCAGGCGAGCTACCGGTAACAGTAAGGTCACCATGTTTCATATAAAACATATACGGTGATGGATTGACCTGCCTCAGTTTGAGATAAAAACGATAGGGGTCAACAGGTTCATTGATGTATGCCCGCATACTTAACACGATCTGTAATGCTTCACCATCTTCAATTAAGGTTTTAGCCTGTGACACTGAATCCATAAATGAATCTGGCGAGATTGTAAAATCCAGGTTTATTGATTCAGAATATGCGGGCAGGTACGGCAGTGAAGTTGAGGATAGTGCAGTTATAATGGTGTCTTCGTAGGTATGAAGGCGCTGTAGTGCCTGCTCATATAGTGATTCAATGCTTCCTTTATCAGTGTAGATACATGTAGCAATGTAGTAGGTATTGTACTTATTGTCGAAGCAGATGAAGTTATCAATGTGGTGCAGTACCATTAATGGATGCAATGTGTCCTGGTGTATGAGCTGTCGCAAATGACCGGTATAGTTAACCAGGTCATACGAAAAATAACCGGACAACCCGCCATTGAATGAACCAAAGCGGTTAAAAGAAGGTGAGCGATAGCGAGCAATATATTTGTCAATAAAATCGAATGGATCAGAGCAGGGGATTGTCGTTGTTTTAGAGCTATCGCATATAATAATATATGGTGGGGTAAGGTAAAACGTTTGTACCGGGTTAAAACCCAAAAATGAAAAGCGGCTTTGCTTTTTGTTTTGTTTGGCGCTCTCAAAGAAGATGCAGTCACCGTTATTGATAAACGATTTCAGTATAAGCAGTAAACCCGGATGGGAAATATTGAGCTGCTTATAGATAGGGATGCGGTTATATGTGTTGCTCAAATTTTTGCATTGCTGTAATGTTGGATACATAATTCGTCTCCTTGCCGTTAAAATAAAAAAGCCGTGGATTTTGATTAAACCCACGGCCTTAAAGCATGCATAAAAAAAGCCGTGGGTTTGATGTCCACCCACGGCTTTGCCATTTTCATTTATACAATAATAGCCCTTCAGGTGGACATCATGTTTGTCCACCACCACCAGCTATTATTAATTGCAAATGTTAATAATGTAATTTTCATTGGCGTTTTACGTTTACTGCCTTTTAAATTATATCGTTGAATGACATAAAATCTAGAAATAAAAAATGTCAACAATTTTTTTACTTTTTAATATTTACATCATCTGTTTTGTGTTTATCTATGCTCTGTTCCACAGGGCATGATTGCGATAGTCAGGTACGAATGCCAAGCTTTGGAAACACATAAATATTCAATGCAAACCACAGTGCCATAAGAATCAAAAACCAGATAGCTTCTTTCATAGCAGTACCTTTTAACATTTATCCACAGGATGAACCTGTATCAACTATAAAACCAGCACCATACGGTGTGTCCACAAAATCTATAGTAACATTAGTTCCTGCATCCATAAACCGTGCAATATCGCTGTCATAGATTACCGGGATTTCATTTGCAATGACAACAGTATCGTTAGTGTTTTCTGACTCATCCAGAGCCAGCCCCAGACGGGGGCCGCCTCATCCAATGCCAGCAAAAACCAGACGCAATCCTGGCTGCTTAAAATCAACGTCTTTAGCAGCTTCAATAATTTTTTGTTTAGCCGAATCTGTAATAGTTATGTTCATAATAAACCTTTTGTAATAATTTATATAATATTAAAATACTAACTTTTCTGGAATTTTCAAGTAATTTTTTTTCATCATCACACTAATCATTACTTTTTTACCAATATTATTGACAGGCAATCCTCTATTTTGTATAGTTTTAATACCTTTTGTAAAAGGTAGAGCACTGATGTTAACAGTTGAGATAGAAGCCTTACAGAAAATTAAAGAAAGGTTATTGCAAATAATCCCTGAACACTTTGTATGCATGTATGCGTTTGGTTCAAGGGTGCGAGGTGATTTTACCGCTGGTTCTGATTTTGATGTTCTTATTGTAATTAAAAAGAAAATACCCCAGCTGGAAGATATGATAGTTTCAATACTAGTGAATGAAGAGTTGAAATACAATGTATCATTTTCACCACTCATTAAAGACGAATATGCATTTGAATTAGAAAAACAGTATAACAGCCCTTTTTATGACAATATAATTAATGAAGGTATAAAGATATGACCCTTTCAGCTGAAGATAAAAAAACATTGAGCCAGTTCAGATTGAAAAAAGCAAAGGAATTCCTTGATGATGCAGAAAGAAATTACGATGATGGACGGTACAGAACGTCAATTAACAGAAGTTATTATGCTGCATTAAATGCTGCACGGGCATTGTTGATATTAGAAGGAGCAAATCCGGAAACACACGATGGCATAATTACAATGTTACGTTTACGATTTGTAAAAAAAGAAATACTTTCTGCTGAAATGATCAAGAAATTCAAACTGCTCTTATCGCGCAGGACTGACGTTGATTATGGTGATTTTGATTCTATCGACAAAGAAGACGCCCTCAGTTCACTTAATGATGCAAAGACCTTCATCCAGGCAATTGAACAGGCAATGAAAAAAATACTTTTATAATAGTATACTCTTTACGGTAAAGCCTGTTAACAGTAACTATCGCCAAAAATTAATACACTATATCCAGCACTTCCTCAAAATAGCTTACAAAGCGGGCATCAATGCCTTTCTTGATATGTTCGGGTAATTCATCAAAATCTTTTTTATTCTCAGCAGGATAAATGATGGTTTTAACCTTTGCTCGTTTAGCTGCAAGGGTCTTTTCTTTTACACCGCCAATGGGAAGCACTCTTCCGGTAATGGTAAGCTCGCCAGTCATTGCCACACTTTTTTTAATGGGCTTATTTTTAGCAAGAGAATATAGCGCCGTTGCCATGGTAATGCCGGCTGATGGACCATCCTTTGGTGTTGCCCCTGCTGGTACATGCAGGTGTATAAAATGATTTTCAAAGAAATCAGGATCAATGCCAAACTGCTTAACTTTGGAACGGATATACGAATAAGCAATTTCCGTTGATTCTTTCATGACATTGCCAAGCTGTCCTGTTTGGGTAAAACCCTTTGTTTTAGAAGGAATAGCAGTAGCTTCAATATACAATGTTGCACCACCTAAGCTTGTCCATGCAAGCCCCATGACAACTCCCGGAATTGGCTTTTTATACAGTGATTCATCGGTAAAGCGAGGTTTGCCCAAAAACTCTTCTAAATTTTGAGTTGTAACAGTAACTGTTGATGTTGTCCCTTCAATAATTTGTCGGGTGGCTTTTCGCATAATCTTTTTTATGTTGTTTTCCAAACTTCGAACACCAGCTTCACGCGCATATCCATCTATGATATTTTTTAGGGCTGCTGTATCTATCTTAACTTCGTTTTTATGCAGTCCATGCTCTTTCAGTTGCTTGGGTATGAGGTATCGCTTTGCTATCTCTAATTTTTCTTCCAGTATATAGCCGGACAGATGCATAATCTCCATACGGTCCATCAAAGGCAAGGGTATAGTGTCTAATTGATTGGCGGTTGCAATGAAAAGAATATTGGATAAATCATAGCGTACATCCAAATAATGATCAAGGAACTGTGAATTCTGTTCAGGGTCAAGCACCTCTAAAAGGGCTGATGCAGGATCGCCCTGAAAGCTTGCTCCTATTTTATCTATCTCATCAAGCATGATAACCGGGTTTGATGTTTCTACCACTTTGGGGCTCTGGATAATTTTGCCAGGCATTGCACCAATGTAGGTCCGCCGGTGACCTTTGATTTCAGCTTCATCGCGCATGCCACCAAGTGAAAAGCGATAAAATTTTCGGTTCAATGCAGCAGCCACTGATTTACCAATGGATGTTTTACCAACACCGGGAGGCCCAACAAAACAAATTATTGAACCGGTAATACTGCCCTTCTTTTTGCCCGCGCTGATAAATTCTAAAATTCTATCTTTTATATCCTGAAGCCCGTAGTGGTCGCGGTCCAGAATTTTTTTTGCTTTGTGAATGTCATAGTTGTCCTGAGAATAAATTCCCCAGGGCAGTGAAGTAAGCCAGTCTAAATAATTTCGGCTTACACCATATTCAGCTGAATGCGGCTCAAGTACTTTTAATTTTTCTAATTCTTCGTTAAAACGTTTTAACGCTTCTTCACTTAACTTAAGTTTTTTGACACGCTCTTCAAATTTTTCAATTTCAGATGTTTTTTCATCTTTTTCAAGGCCCAGCTCTTTTTTGATTTCTTTGAGCTGCTCTCGCAAAAAGAATTCCTTCTGATTTTTGGCAATGCGCTCTTCAATTTGCTGTGAAATTTTTTTCTGTAATTTTGATAATTCAAGCTCCTTTTTTAAAAGCAGGAGTACCTTTTCAACACGTGCTTTAACATCAAATGTTTCAAGGATATCCTGCACCTCTGCAGGTTCGGCTGAAGTGAGGGATGCTACAAAATCAGCTAATTTACCCGGGTCTTCTAAGCTAAAGCGGTTAAGGAAAAGTTTAAGCTCTTCCTGAAACAGGGAATTGGATTTTATTAATTCTTTTACAGATGAAAGAATTGCCGCCG from Spirochaetota bacterium encodes the following:
- a CDS encoding phosphoribosylanthranilate isomerase: MFVKFCGFTRPKDVEAACNLGVSACGFIFYTGSPRFCNFTKARECIAICNNHGVMSVGVFIDNSPTAVASIAKTLGLAALQVYSEDLYVELSPHFTIFFGMRVSKNFSIEMVPVIDTKDYYLFDTFDSSQFGGTGKQFDWGSVASFSHLNRTIISGGVNIHNVQKLCATLKPFGIDVASGIEDSPGIKNFSKMKQLIKTIKECGHDISR
- a CDS encoding nucleotidyltransferase domain-containing protein — translated: MLTVEIEALQKIKERLLQIIPEHFVCMYAFGSRVRGDFTAGSDFDVLIVIKKKIPQLEDMIVSILVNEELKYNVSFSPLIKDEYAFELEKQYNSPFYDNIINEGIKI
- the trpB gene encoding tryptophan synthase subunit beta, with product MTYPDNNGYFGSYGGRFVPETLINALIELEDAYKHFLQDASLQQELNDLLHHYAGRPTPLYFARRLSELTGISLYLKREDLLHTGAHKLNNTLGQALLTRFMGKKRIIAETGAGQHGVATATVAALLGLECTIYMGSVDIERQMPNVKRMKLLGAQVIPVTSGSKTLKDAINEALRDWVRNVRTTHYLLGSVSGPHPFPVIVRDFQKVIGNEALQQFSTSTGMLPEYCVACVGGGSNAAGFFHAFINTSTQCIGVEAGGKGLHPGGHCASLTLGKPGILHGALSYLLQDDDGQVMDVHSISAGLDYPAVGPEHSFWKDSNKVTYTTCSDKQALDACITLTRTEGIIPALESSHALGYVLENRDNFAGASVIINLSGRGDKDLDTILKEVDI
- a CDS encoding indole-3-glycerol-phosphate synthase, giving the protein MFSLAMMKHKKLQQRSEVINMLQIFSKRNRPMYPFVCDSSINIIAEVKKASPSAGLINNVEPATQAILYQKAGAKAVSVLADGEYFGGSYTDIQSVAEAIKLPVLCKEFICYPEQIDVAYNAGADIILLIAAMLTADELHQLYAYTIHKGLLPLIEVHTKNELDYVLTLQPDYIMVNIRNLNTLELEYDTAIATLKSIPYNIKKICASGIDNSKTIQHIKEHTGTTIYLVGTALMKATDPQKRIQEFSNVC
- a CDS encoding HEPN domain-containing protein encodes the protein MTLSAEDKKTLSQFRLKKAKEFLDDAERNYDDGRYRTSINRSYYAALNAARALLILEGANPETHDGIITMLRLRFVKKEILSAEMIKKFKLLLSRRTDVDYGDFDSIDKEDALSSLNDAKTFIQAIEQAMKKILL
- a CDS encoding anthranilate synthase component I family protein, producing the protein MYPTLQQCKNLSNTYNRIPIYKQLNISHPGLLLILKSFINNGDCIFFESAKQNKKQSRFSFLGFNPVQTFYLTPPYIIICDSSKTTTIPCSDPFDFIDKYIARYRSPSFNRFGSFNGGLSGYFSYDLVNYTGHLRQLIHQDTLHPLMVLHHIDNFICFDNKYNTYYIATCIYTDKGSIESLYEQALQRLHTYEDTIITALSSTSLPYLPAYSESINLDFTISPDSFMDSVSQAKTLIEDGEALQIVLSMRAYINEPVDPYRFYLKLRQVNPSPYMFYMKHGDLTVTGSSPEIHVKVQDNIATLRPIAGTIAQGKTKSQNTKNKELLLNNEKERAEHLMLVDLARNDLSIIAKPGSVQVGQFMQPEDYSHVIHLVSNVTATLNDGIRLSDVLRHTFPAGTVTGAPKVRAIEIIDQLEPHPRGIYAGCVGYIGFNNTMDTCITIRTAVFSPQGSFLQAGAGIVYDSIPENEFNEIVNKLKALSVSLPFAKIKTMLKEIV
- the trpD gene encoding anthranilate phosphoribosyltransferase, yielding MKTEQLITQTIEGNTLSMEQSEYLFDSIFDGRISQVELAAVLAAMKVRKEKPEEISGAIKSMRKFAVSLPITESVFDTCGTGGDHSHSFNISSAVAIILNAMGYPIAKHGNRSVTSKSGSADFYEALNIPVNLSGQDAVRYFNKNKFIFLFAPNYHPAMKHAAPVRKQLAVRTIFNYLGPLTNPLHPKRQMIGVFHPSFLEVYAQAALPLGYERLILYSSTNGMDEVSPLYPTNVVEIRDNEVSAFSINPENFLSKDDANAIPKDLSPQENATLFIETINSNRPTPLSKLLALNTALALFVLDDNSSIDNNYAVALDVIHSGSVAQTLTKLQEG
- a CDS encoding aminodeoxychorismate/anthranilate synthase component II, coding for MFCIIDNYDSFTYNLVEYMRILGQEVDVYRNDTNFESINFHKYTGIIVSPGPSSPQHSGITVTVIQNIDDIPILGVCLGMQAIGYVYGGAIVHAKKIMHGKTDIIEHYGGNLFHNIPQQFTAVRYHSLVVSTINFPHCLSIEARSSDGEIMALKHKTKFVWGVQFHPESYASEYGLQILKNFIGGCYENRTAYNTNN
- the lon gene encoding endopeptidase La, with amino-acid sequence MSDDSNHVVESKHLILPSEILPEIIPIIPISHRPIFPGMMVPLVLTGETMLATARAIAESDHKIGGVVLIQNQRESMVTSDDLYKVGVTIKVLKIAPIDENTIQVMVNALKRFTLVQVMTEQPIIRWKVDHYYEPELEPTDEMKAYSAAILSSVKELIKSNSLFQEELKLFLNRFSLEDPGKLADFVASLTSAEPAEVQDILETFDVKARVEKVLLLLKKELELSKLQKKISQQIEERIAKNQKEFFLREQLKEIKKELGLEKDEKTSEIEKFEERVKKLKLSEEALKRFNEELEKLKVLEPHSAEYGVSRNYLDWLTSLPWGIYSQDNYDIHKAKKILDRDHYGLQDIKDRILEFISAGKKKGSITGSIICFVGPPGVGKTSIGKSVAAALNRKFYRFSLGGMRDEAEIKGHRRTYIGAMPGKIIQSPKVVETSNPVIMLDEIDKIGASFQGDPASALLEVLDPEQNSQFLDHYLDVRYDLSNILFIATANQLDTIPLPLMDRMEIMHLSGYILEEKLEIAKRYLIPKQLKEHGLHKNEVKIDTAALKNIIDGYAREAGVRSLENNIKKIMRKATRQIIEGTTSTVTVTTQNLEEFLGKPRFTDESLYKKPIPGVVMGLAWTSLGGATLYIEATAIPSKTKGFTQTGQLGNVMKESTEIAYSYIRSKVKQFGIDPDFFENHFIHLHVPAGATPKDGPSAGITMATALYSLAKNKPIKKSVAMTGELTITGRVLPIGGVKEKTLAAKRAKVKTIIYPAENKKDFDELPEHIKKGIDARFVSYFEEVLDIVY